The genomic region TTGCGCGTAAACTCGCTCCACTTTACCTGCTCCTTTTTGGACGTCTTGGCGTAGCCGTATCCCGGCAAATCTACCAGGTACCACGGGTCGTTTTTCTCGTTAATAAGAAAATGATTGATGAGCTGGGTTTTGCCCGGTCGGCCCGATGTTTTGGCCAGCGACTTACGTCCGGTGAGCATATTAATCAGGGATGATTTACCAACATTCGAGCGGCCAATAAAGGCATACTCAGGGTAGGTTGGCTCCGGACAAAGCTCGGGCCGTGTGTTGCTCACTACAAAATCGGCCGTGTGGATAATCATACCAGCCCGCGTTGCTTCAGCCAGCCATCGAGAATCCCGTTAAAAGTTTCGGGGTGCTCCATCATCGGTGCGTGGGCACACTTGTCAATCCAAAACAAATCCGAATCAGGCAAAAACTCATTGAATTCTTCGGCTACCTCGGGTGGTGTAATGGTGTCGTTCTTTCCCCAGATAAGGCAAACAGGCATCTTGTAATTGGGCAGTTCATCGCGCATATTGTGCCGGATGGCCGATTTGGCGAGATACAACACCTTCAGTAGCTTGCCCCGGTCGCTCACAAGGTCAAACACCACATCTACCAACTCGTCGGTAACCATGGCGGGGTCGTGAAAAGTAACGGCAATCTTCCCTCTGATATAATCCTTGTCGCTTCGTCGGGGAAAAGAGCCTCCAAATGCATTTTCATAAAGCCCTGAACTCCCGGTGAGCACCATGGCGCCCACTTTTTCCATTCGCTTCAGCGTGTACACAAGTGCTACGTGGCCGCCCAGTGAATTACCCAGCAAAATCACATCTTTATAGCCTTTGTGATCCACAAAATCTTCGATGTATTTGGCGAGATTCTTTACGCTGGTCTTGGTAATAGGCATGTCGTAGAGAGGCATCAGTGGCACTACCACCTTGTGGGTCTTTGAAAAATGCCCGATTACACCGTCAAAATTGCTGAGCGCACCAAAGAGGCCGTGCAAAATCATAATCACACGTCCCTCACCTTTTTCAAGGTACCTGAATTTTCCGTCCTGCTGAATCTGGTAACTCATTTGCGCCTCTTTATCGCTTCAAAATTAAACTTTTTGCTGCAAGCTCCTACCGTCCAAATTCCGGCAACCAAGCTCTCGCGGACTTCGCAAATATAGAATTCCGCGCGGTTGTCAGCGCAATGAATCCACATTTTACCACTGTTCTCTTTCCCGTCCATCCAATAATTGGGCTGGTTCGTCGTTAAAAGTTATCCACAAAGTGGGATTTTTTGTCAGATTGTGGAAATATGTGGGAGATTCTTTTTAGATTCGCTCCGTGAAAAATTGTTAAGTGGTGATTAACCTACTCGGAGAATACGATTGCAAGATGGACGCGAAGGGGCGCCTCATGCTGCCGGCCGGCCTTAAAAAGCAGTTGGCGGATGTGCTCAGCGCGGGTTTTGTAATCAACCGAAACCTGCATCAGCCCTGCCTTGTGGTCTATCCCCAGGCAGAGTGGCAGCGACTTAGCAGCAAGCTTAAAAAGCTCAATCGCCTGGTGAAGAAGAATGATGTGATTGTTCGGAAGGTGATGGGTGGAGCTACCCCGGTGGAGTTGGATGGGTCCGGTCGTATACTGGTGCCCAAATCGCTTTCCGATCACGCTAACCTCAATACAGAGGTAAAGGTGATTGGCAGTAACAACACCATTGAGATTTGGAGTAAATCAGCGTATGAGTCGTTCATGAACGACCAGGAGATAGATCTGGAAGCTTTGGCGGAGGATGTCTTTGGGTCACTGAATGACAACGACGATGAGTGAGTATCACGTTCCGGTTTTATTGAATGAAAGCGTAGAGGCTTTGACTTTGAAGCCCGGAGGTTGCTATGTGGATGTAACCTTTGGGGGAGGAGGTCACTCCCGCGAAATTCTGCGGCGCCTGGATGGAGGAAGGTTGATTGCCTTTGATCAGGATGCAGATGCCAGACAGAATATTCCCAACGACCCGCGCTTCGAACTGGTAGATCAAAACTTTCGCTACCTGAAAAACAACCTGCGCCTGCGGGGTGTGAAGGAGGTAGATGGTGTGCTGGCCGATCTCGGGGTTTCTTCCCACCAGTTTGATGTATCAGAGCGAGGGTTTTCTTTTCGCCTGGGGGGACCGCTCGATATGCGGATGGATCAATCCAACCCGCGCACCGCAGCCCACGTGTTGCAACATTCAGAAGAATCGGAATTGGCAGATATGTTCTTTAAGTACGGAGAGTTGAGCAACGCGCGAAGGGTAGCCGCGGCCATTGTCGGGCATCGTGCCAACCAAACGCTTGAAACCATCGGTGAGCTGCTGAGTGCCATAGAGCACCTCGCTCCCGCTAAAAAGCCGGCCCAGTTTTACGCCCGGGTTTTTCAAGCGCTCAGAATTGTGGTGAACGATGAGATGGCTGCGCTCGAAGAAATGCTTCAGCAGGCAGCCGACATCCTAAAGCCCGGCGGACGGCTCGTAGTGATTTCTTACCACTCGCTCGAAGATCGACTCGTTAAGCACTTCATGAAGTTCGGAAACTTCGAAGGGGTGCCACAAAAGGATTTTTACGGAAACCTGATACGTCCCATGCGGACTTTAACCAATAAACCGGTGATGCCGCCGGAAAACGAAATAGAAACCAACAGCCGGGCGCGCAGCGCGCGGTTGAGAATTGCAGAGAAGCTATGAGCCAAGCTGAAGCCAACGACCAAACAGCAAAAAAGCGTGCCGCCCAGCCCTTTTTCGATCTGCTCAACGGCAGGATGCTCTCGGGTCCGCGTTTTCTCGAACAGCTGCCTTTTCTTTTGTTTATCTGCGGGTTATCTATCGTGTACATCGGCTACGGATACTTTACGGAATCTACTGTAAAGCAAATCTACCGCGCCGATCAGGAGTTGAAAGAACTCAAGGCCGAATACCTCACGACACAAGCCGGTTTGCAGCAAATTCGCCAGCAATCGCGCATAGCCGACGCCATTCAGGACATGGGTCTCACAGAATCCGTAACACCTCCGCGCAAAATTTCGGTTCAGCGTGGAGAGCAAAACTCCCGCCGTCCATGAGCGAGAGCAAAAAGGACATATTGTGGCGTGTTTACCTGCTCTACTTTGTAGCGTGCATTATCGGAATTGCGGTGGTTGCGCGCATTTTCATCATTCAGTTTGTAGAGGGCGAAAAGTGGAGCGAAAAGTCACGCTATCTCACTACCGACCTTAAAAGCATTGAAGCTGTTCGGGGTAACATCTATGCCGAAGACGGCAGTTTGCTCGCTACCTCCATTCCGGTTTACGAAATCCGCATGGACCTGCTGACCGAACCACTCACCGACGCGATATTCTTCGCCGAGGTGGATTCGCTGGCCTGGCACCTGAGCAAAATGTTCGGCGACAAATCCAAGCGCGAGTACCTGGAAATGCTTCACGAGGCGCGCCGCAAAGGAAATCGCTACCAGCTTATTCAGCGCAAGGTGAACTACAACGAGGTAAAGGAATTGCGCACCTTTCCCATCTTTCGTCGCGGACGCAACAGCGGAGGGCTCATTGTGGAGCAACAAAATGTGCGTCAAAGGCCATACGACGTACTCGCTGCCCGAACCATCGGCTACGACCGTGAGGATGTGCAACCCGTTGGTTTGGAGGGTGCCTACCGCGATGTGCTGCGAGGTCAGCCCGGAAAACGCTTTGAGAAGCGCCTTGCCGGAGGTATCTGGATGCCCATTAAAGATGGTAACGAAGTGGAGCCTATTGACGGATCAGACCTCGTTACTTCTATTGATATCAACATCCAGGATGTTGCCGAAAACGCCCTCAAAAAACAACTCGAATTGCACAATGCAGACCACGGCTGTGTGGTGCTGATGGAGGTTGAAACAGGCTTTATTAAAGCCATTGCGAATCTATCTAACCGATACGATAAGGGTTATTACGAGTACTACAACTACGCAGTAGGCGAGGCCACCGAACCCGGCTCAACCTTTAAGTTGCCTGCGCTGATGGCGGCACTCGAGGATGGTTTCGTAGAACTGGACGACACGGTGGACACCAAGCAGGGTAAGCACAAGTTTTACGATCGCATCATGCGGGATGCCAATGATCGGGGCTACGGAAAAGTTACGGTTCAGGAAGCATTTGAGAAATCATCAAACGTGGGTATTGCGCGTGTAATTTATGATGCCTACAACAAAAACCCTCAGCGCTTTGTTGATCGCCTCCATAGCATGGGCCTGGGTAAGCCTTTGGGGTTGAGTATCGCGGGAGAGGGTAGCCCCATGATTAAAAACGTCAATGACCCATCGTGGTCGGGTGTAACGCTGCCGTGGATGTCCATAGGATACGAAACGCTGCTTACACCCCTTCAGATTCTTGCGTTCTACAACGCCGTGGCCAACGATGGCGTGATGGTTCGGCCGCAGCTCGTAACGCAAATTCTTCACCACGGAAAAGTGGTGGAGCAAATGGAGCCCGTGGTGCTCAATCATGCCATTTGTTCGCGTCAAACGCTCGAGAAAGCGCGCATCCTGTTGCACGGCGTGGTTGCGAATAAAGGTACCGCTCAGAACCTCTACAGCGACGTGGTGAGTATTGCCGGTAAAACCGGAACAGCTCAAATAGCCAATGAGAAATATGGATACAGATACGAGCAAAAGGTGAGCTATCAGGCCTCTTTTGCCGGGTACTTTCCGGCCGATAAGCCCAAGTATTCCTGTATTGTGGTTGTAAATGGTCCAACCAACGATGTGTATTACGGCAACCAGGTGGCCGGTCCTATTTTCAAGGAGATAGCCCTGAAAATATACGCCAAAGATCCCGAATTTCAGGCAGAGCCACTCTTTGAAGAGCGCGAATTGCTGGTGGGTGTGCCCATCTCTAAAAGTGGATGTGCCACAGACCTGAAGACCGTTTTTGACGAGTTAGGCGTAGCGCAAGTCATCAAAGACCTCGACGCTGAGTGGGTGTACACCACATCGCACAAAGACCATGTGGAGTTTACCAAGGCCGTCATCAAGCCGGGGGTGGTGCCCAACGTGCTTGGGATGGCCGCGCAGGATGCGCTTTATCTCATGGAGAAGGCGGGGCTTGCGGTGCAGCTCACCGGAAAAGGTTTGGTAAAAAAACAATCGCTCCCTCCGGGTACGCATGTGCGCGACGGGATGCATGTAGCACTTGAACTTTCATGAAACTGCTGAAAGACATATTATACAAAACCGGCATTGAGGAGGTTGAGGGGTCAACACACGTGGCTGTGGAGAACATCACCTTCGATTCCCGGCAGGTAAAACCCTTCAGTGTATTTGTGGCCATTCCCGGTACGCAGGTAGATGGGCATGATTATATCCAAACCGCTGTGGAGGCCGGCGCGGTGGCAGTGGTGTGCGAGCGCATGCCGGAAACGCGCAGCGAGAAAGTGACCTATGTTCGGGTGAAGCAGGCTTCAAGGGCCCTCGCCTTTATGGCCGACAATTTCTACGACCACCCAAGCAGCAAGATTAAACTGATAGGGGTTACCGGAACCAATGGCAAAACCACCGTGGTTACCCTGCTGTACCAGTTATTCCGCCAGTTGGGTTACAAATGCGGGGTGCTTTCCACAGTTCGAAACATCATCGGTAATGAAGTGCTTCCTTCAACCCACACCACACCCGATGCCCTACAGGTCAATGCGCTTCTTAACCAGATGGTGGAGAAGGGATGCCAGTACTGCTTTATGGAGGTGTCGTCGCACGCCGTAGTACAGCAGCGGGTGACCGGACTCCAATTCAACGTGGGCGTTTTTACAAACATCTCCCACGATCACCTGGACTACCACAAAACGTTCAAAGAGTACATCCGAGCCAAGAAACGCTTTTTTGACGAACTGCCTGAAAGTGCCTTTGCCCTTGTAAACTCCGACGACCGTAACGGCGGCACCATGGTGCAGAATACACGCGCCCACAAACGCACCTTCGGATTGAAAACCATGGCCGACTACCGCGGTAAAATCATTGAAAACCAATTAAGCGGATTGCATGTGCAAGTGGGCAATAACGATCTGTACTCTCAGCTGGTGGGCGATTTTAATGCCTACAACATTCTTGCGGTGTATGCAGTGGCCATGCTGCTCGAAGAGGACAACCTGGATGTGCTCACCACCATCAGCGGATTGGGAGCAGTAGATGGACGATTTCAGTTGGTGAAGCCCGGAGGTGAGGTTACCGCTGTGGTAGATTATGCCCACACCCCCGACGCACTCAAAAACGTATTGGCCACCATCAAAAACGTACGCACCGGAAATGAAAAGGTTATCACTGTGGTGGGATGCGGTGGTAACCGCGATAAGGCCAAGCGTCCGCTGATGGCGCGTATAGCCTGCGAGTACAGCGACCAGGTTGTACTTACCAGTGACAATCCTCGCAACGAAGACCCCCAGGAAATCCTCAAAGATATGCAGGAAGGCATGGACCCCGTAAATCTGGCCAAAACCCTCACCGTTGTTGATCGCAAAGAGGCCATCAAAATGGCCTGCACCCTGGCTCAACCCGGCGATATACTGCTTATTGCGGGAAAAGGCCATGAAAAATACCAGGAAATCAAAGGAGTAAAACTGCCTTTCGACGATGTGGAGGTGGTGTTTGAAATGCTGCAATTACTGAAGAAATAATGCTGTATCACCTCTTTGACTATATCGACCAGCAATACAACATACCGGGAACCGGTGTGTTTCAGTACATCACGTTCCGCGCTTTCATGGCGGTGATAACCTCGCTGCTGATTTCTATGGTGTTCGGCGGAAAGCTTATTGCCATGCTTCGCCGCAGACAGGTGGGTGAATCCATTCGCGATCTGGGGCTGAAGGGTCAGAATGAAAAGGCCGGAACACCCACCATGGGCGGTCTCATCATTATCGCCGCGCTCGTGATTCCCACGCTGTTATTTGCAAAGCTTAACAACGTTTACGTTCAGGCCATGTTGCTGGCTTCGTTGTGGCTCGGAATCATTGGTTTTGCCGACGACTACATCAAAGTATTCAAGAAGAACAAACAAGGTCTGGCCGGCAAGTTCAAGGTGATTGGCCAGGTTGGAGTAGGACTTATGGTGGGCTCCATGCTCTACTTTGACGATACGGTGGTAATTCGCCACAAAGTACCGGTACAGTCTGTGGCTGCCCAATCCGAGGGTAATGCCGATGTGGTTCCGGCCGTGAAATTCGAGTGGCAGGAGACCCGTGCCACCAAAACCACCATTCCATTTGTTAAGAACAACGAGTTTGATTATGCGTGGGTGCTGGGTTTTTTGGGCGAGGAAGCAAGCAGAAAATGGGCCTGGCTGGTTTTTATTCCATTTGTCATTTTCCTGGTAACCGCTGTAAGTAATGGAGCCAACATGACCGATGGTCTCGACGGACTGGCCACGGGTACCTCGGCCATAATTGGTGTCACCCTGGGTATACTGGCGTTCCTTTCGGGCAACTACGTTTTTGCCGATTACCTCAATATCATGTACATCCCCGAATCGGGCGAGATGACCATTTTCATCGGCGCTTTTGTGGGGGCGTGTATTGGGTTTTTGTGGTACAATGCCTACCCCGCACAGGTATTTATGGGCGATACCGGCAGCCTCGCGCTAGGGGGTATCATCGCTGTGTTTGCCATTGCCATCCGCAAGGAACTACTTATACCCATATTCTGCGGAGTGTTTCTCATTGAAAACCTGTCGGTAATGATCCAGGTGGGGTATTTCAAGTACACCAAAAGAAGGTTGGGAGAAGGCAAGCGCGTGTTTCTCATGGCGCCCATTCACCATCACTTTCAGAAAAAAGGTTGGCACGAATCCAAAATCGTAGCGCGCTTCTGGATTATCGGAATCATGCTGGCAGTTATCACATTGGTAACCCTAAAACTCAGGTAAACTGGCACAAAAGCTCACCATATTAGGAGGAGGAGAAAGCGGACTGGGGGCCGCCCAACTTGCCGTTCAGCACGGTTGGGAGGTATTTCTTTCGGATGCCGGCAGCCTGAAGCCCGCTTTTCGCGATAGCCTGAAGCAACTCGGGGTGAGCTTTGAAGAGGGTGCTCATACCGCTGCGCGTATTCACGATGCTGAGCTGGTGGTGAAGAGCCCCGGTATTCCGGATAATGCCAAAGTGGTGGCTGATTTGCGAATGGCAGGGATACCTGTGATATCTGAAATCGAATTTGCATACAGGTATAAGTCGGGAAAGATCATTGCCATAACCGGCAGCAACGGTAAAACCACAACAACCATGCTCACGCAACACATACTGGCGAAAGCCGGGGTGCGAAGTGTGGCAGCCGGAAATATTGGGAAGAGCTTTGCAGGAGTGCTGAGCAGTGGTGAGCAATTCGATTGGTACGTGCTCGAGGTGAGTAGTTTTCAGTTGGATGGCATTGAGCGTTTCCGGCCGGATATCGCCATTCTCACCAACATCACCCCCGATCACCTTGATCGCTATGAACACAGCATGGATCTGTATTCAGATTCTAAAATGCGCATCACTATGAATCAGGGTGAAAATGACCATTTCATATACTGCGCCGACGATCTCGGTACCCTCCAGGCCATGCAACGACATGGTGTGCGTGCAAAAATGCTCCCTTTTTCTCTCAAACCGCATAAAGCCGAAGGAGCCGGAGTTCAAAACGACGAAATAACCATCAATCTAAATAACAATCTGTTTACCATGTCAATACACGAGCTAGCACTTCAGGGCAGACACAATGCCTACAACTCCATGGCCGCCGGAATTGCCGCCCGCGTGCTGGAGATTCGCAAAGAACTGGTGCGCGAAAGCCTCAGCGATTTTCAAAACATTGAACACCGCCTGGAATTTGTGGCCCGCGTTCACGGAATTACGTTTGTTAACGACTCCAAGGCAACCAACATCAACTCCACCTGGTATGCACTGGAAAGCTTTGACCGGCCTATTATCTGGATTGTAGGAGGTGTTGACAAAGGAAACGACTACCACGCGCTTAAGCCGCTCGTTAAGAAAAAGGTAAAGGGTATTATCTGCCTTGGTAAAGACAACGAGCGCATCAAAGAGGCTTTTGGTGATCTGTTTCACTACCTGCCCGAAGTACAATCGGCGCGCGAGGCTGTGCAGTGTGCCTACCAGATGGGCGAAAAGGAAGACGTGGTGTTGTTGAGCCCTGCCTGTGCCAGTTTCGATCTTTTTGAAAATTACGAAGACCGCGGACACCAGTTCAAAAGAGCTGTTCGCGCACTTTAAACATATCAACCAATCTGAATAGCCATGCAAAACACAACATCTAAACTTGATCAGGGGCGAATACAGAAGATTACCGATACGCTGCTCGCCGCCCGCAAAAACAACCTCAAGGAAGTACTTGAGATTGCTCACCGGCTTGAAAACGTGTGTGAAAAGGATGGAGTGCTGTACATCAACGACTCCAAATCAACCAATATTCACGCAACTTTTTACTCGCTTGAATGCATGACCCGCCCGGTGGTCTGGCTGTTATCGGCCTCCGATTTTGAGCAGGACTATGACTTGCTTGCAGACCTTGTAAACGAAAAAGTGAAGGCTGTGGTGTGCCTGGTTTCCAGTGAACAGAGGCTGTCCTTCGACCCTGCCATGTTCGGCAAAAAGCTGCGCGTGGTTTCCAAACTTGCAGATGCCGTGATGAAAGCCTCTGAACTTGCCAGCAGTGGTGATGCCGTGTTGTTCTCGCCCGCGCATCCCTCAGAGCTGTGCTATGCAGGATACAAAGAACGCGGAGAACACTTCCGCAAACTTGCTTCGAATCTCTAACCCTCTAACCCTTACCACCATGTCGACCCAAAGGAGTTTTACCATACACAAGAGCAAGAAAAGCCTCGTTGACAAGCTGATGACTGCTCGTAAAAGCCTTGTGAACAATCTGGATTCTACCGACCACCGCCTCGAAGAAGTAGCGGAGCTCGATGGAATAGCCTTCATCAACGATTCAAAGGCCACCACCATTCTCGATACGCGCGATTCCATGAAGTGCATGACACGGCCAGTTATCTGGATTGGGTGTGTTACCCCGCATGACCGCGACTACTCATTGATCGAAAAATATGTGAAGTACAAGGTGAAATCCATTGTGCTGTTCGGTTCGGGGGGCGATGATATTCAGCGCCAGTTTGAAGATCGCGTAGAGCGTCTCGTCAAGGTAAACAACCTCTATGATGCCGTAGCCCAGGCCCGCAAACTTGCCAGTGCCGGCGATGTAATTCTCTTTTCTCCCAGCTGCGCCAGCTTTGGGCTCTTTGCCAATTATGTGGAACGCGGAAACGCATTTAAAAAGGTCGTGGACCAGCTCGCTTGAACCAGCTCTTCACATATCTTCGCGGAGACCGAACCATATGGGTTATTGCTCTGATGCTTGCCATCGTGTCGTTGCTGTCAGTGTATAGCTCCATTTCATCGTTGGCGTACAAGCATTACGACGGTAATACCTTTTACTACCTGTTTAAGCACGGTCTTATTCTTTCGGTGGGGATGCTGATTATGTACTACGTGCACAAAATTAAGTTCACCTACTTTTCGCGCCTGTCACAAATGGCAGTCTGGTTGTCGGTGGTGATATTGTTGCTCACGCTCATTTTCGGAGCCAATATCAACGATGCAAGCCGCTGGCTGCGCATTCCCATCATCAATCAAAACGTGCAGCCTTCGGATTTCG from Cryomorphaceae bacterium harbors:
- the ysxC gene encoding ribosome biogenesis GTP-binding protein YsxC; this encodes MIIHTADFVVSNTRPELCPEPTYPEYAFIGRSNVGKSSLINMLTGRKSLAKTSGRPGKTQLINHFLINEKNDPWYLVDLPGYGYAKTSKKEQVKWSEFTR
- a CDS encoding alpha/beta hydrolase, whose protein sequence is MSYQIQQDGKFRYLEKGEGRVIMILHGLFGALSNFDGVIGHFSKTHKVVVPLMPLYDMPITKTSVKNLAKYIEDFVDHKGYKDVILLGNSLGGHVALVYTLKRMEKVGAMVLTGSSGLYENAFGGSFPRRSDKDYIRGKIAVTFHDPAMVTDELVDVVFDLVSDRGKLLKVLYLAKSAIRHNMRDELPNYKMPVCLIWGKNDTITPPEVAEEFNEFLPDSDLFWIDKCAHAPMMEHPETFNGILDGWLKQRGLV
- the mraZ gene encoding division/cell wall cluster transcriptional repressor MraZ; its protein translation is MINLLGEYDCKMDAKGRLMLPAGLKKQLADVLSAGFVINRNLHQPCLVVYPQAEWQRLSSKLKKLNRLVKKNDVIVRKVMGGATPVELDGSGRILVPKSLSDHANLNTEVKVIGSNNTIEIWSKSAYESFMNDQEIDLEALAEDVFGSLNDNDDE
- the rsmH gene encoding 16S rRNA (cytosine(1402)-N(4))-methyltransferase RsmH, whose protein sequence is MSEYHVPVLLNESVEALTLKPGGCYVDVTFGGGGHSREILRRLDGGRLIAFDQDADARQNIPNDPRFELVDQNFRYLKNNLRLRGVKEVDGVLADLGVSSHQFDVSERGFSFRLGGPLDMRMDQSNPRTAAHVLQHSEESELADMFFKYGELSNARRVAAAIVGHRANQTLETIGELLSAIEHLAPAKKPAQFYARVFQALRIVVNDEMAALEEMLQQAADILKPGGRLVVISYHSLEDRLVKHFMKFGNFEGVPQKDFYGNLIRPMRTLTNKPVMPPENEIETNSRARSARLRIAEKL
- a CDS encoding PASTA domain-containing protein, which codes for MSESKKDILWRVYLLYFVACIIGIAVVARIFIIQFVEGEKWSEKSRYLTTDLKSIEAVRGNIYAEDGSLLATSIPVYEIRMDLLTEPLTDAIFFAEVDSLAWHLSKMFGDKSKREYLEMLHEARRKGNRYQLIQRKVNYNEVKELRTFPIFRRGRNSGGLIVEQQNVRQRPYDVLAARTIGYDREDVQPVGLEGAYRDVLRGQPGKRFEKRLAGGIWMPIKDGNEVEPIDGSDLVTSIDINIQDVAENALKKQLELHNADHGCVVLMEVETGFIKAIANLSNRYDKGYYEYYNYAVGEATEPGSTFKLPALMAALEDGFVELDDTVDTKQGKHKFYDRIMRDANDRGYGKVTVQEAFEKSSNVGIARVIYDAYNKNPQRFVDRLHSMGLGKPLGLSIAGEGSPMIKNVNDPSWSGVTLPWMSIGYETLLTPLQILAFYNAVANDGVMVRPQLVTQILHHGKVVEQMEPVVLNHAICSRQTLEKARILLHGVVANKGTAQNLYSDVVSIAGKTGTAQIANEKYGYRYEQKVSYQASFAGYFPADKPKYSCIVVVNGPTNDVYYGNQVAGPIFKEIALKIYAKDPEFQAEPLFEERELLVGVPISKSGCATDLKTVFDELGVAQVIKDLDAEWVYTTSHKDHVEFTKAVIKPGVVPNVLGMAAQDALYLMEKAGLAVQLTGKGLVKKQSLPPGTHVRDGMHVALELS
- a CDS encoding UDP-N-acetylmuramoyl-L-alanyl-D-glutamate--2,6-diaminopimelate ligase codes for the protein MKLLKDILYKTGIEEVEGSTHVAVENITFDSRQVKPFSVFVAIPGTQVDGHDYIQTAVEAGAVAVVCERMPETRSEKVTYVRVKQASRALAFMADNFYDHPSSKIKLIGVTGTNGKTTVVTLLYQLFRQLGYKCGVLSTVRNIIGNEVLPSTHTTPDALQVNALLNQMVEKGCQYCFMEVSSHAVVQQRVTGLQFNVGVFTNISHDHLDYHKTFKEYIRAKKRFFDELPESAFALVNSDDRNGGTMVQNTRAHKRTFGLKTMADYRGKIIENQLSGLHVQVGNNDLYSQLVGDFNAYNILAVYAVAMLLEEDNLDVLTTISGLGAVDGRFQLVKPGGEVTAVVDYAHTPDALKNVLATIKNVRTGNEKVITVVGCGGNRDKAKRPLMARIACEYSDQVVLTSDNPRNEDPQEILKDMQEGMDPVNLAKTLTVVDRKEAIKMACTLAQPGDILLIAGKGHEKYQEIKGVKLPFDDVEVVFEMLQLLKK
- a CDS encoding phospho-N-acetylmuramoyl-pentapeptide-transferase; this translates as MLYHLFDYIDQQYNIPGTGVFQYITFRAFMAVITSLLISMVFGGKLIAMLRRRQVGESIRDLGLKGQNEKAGTPTMGGLIIIAALVIPTLLFAKLNNVYVQAMLLASLWLGIIGFADDYIKVFKKNKQGLAGKFKVIGQVGVGLMVGSMLYFDDTVVIRHKVPVQSVAAQSEGNADVVPAVKFEWQETRATKTTIPFVKNNEFDYAWVLGFLGEEASRKWAWLVFIPFVIFLVTAVSNGANMTDGLDGLATGTSAIIGVTLGILAFLSGNYVFADYLNIMYIPESGEMTIFIGAFVGACIGFLWYNAYPAQVFMGDTGSLALGGIIAVFAIAIRKELLIPIFCGVFLIENLSVMIQVGYFKYTKRRLGEGKRVFLMAPIHHHFQKKGWHESKIVARFWIIGIMLAVITLVTLKLR
- the murD gene encoding UDP-N-acetylmuramoyl-L-alanine--D-glutamate ligase, whose translation is MAQKLTILGGGESGLGAAQLAVQHGWEVFLSDAGSLKPAFRDSLKQLGVSFEEGAHTAARIHDAELVVKSPGIPDNAKVVADLRMAGIPVISEIEFAYRYKSGKIIAITGSNGKTTTTMLTQHILAKAGVRSVAAGNIGKSFAGVLSSGEQFDWYVLEVSSFQLDGIERFRPDIAILTNITPDHLDRYEHSMDLYSDSKMRITMNQGENDHFIYCADDLGTLQAMQRHGVRAKMLPFSLKPHKAEGAGVQNDEITINLNNNLFTMSIHELALQGRHNAYNSMAAGIAARVLEIRKELVRESLSDFQNIEHRLEFVARVHGITFVNDSKATNINSTWYALESFDRPIIWIVGGVDKGNDYHALKPLVKKKVKGIICLGKDNERIKEAFGDLFHYLPEVQSAREAVQCAYQMGEKEDVVLLSPACASFDLFENYEDRGHQFKRAVRAL